A single genomic interval of Corvus cornix cornix isolate S_Up_H32 chromosome 1, ASM73873v5, whole genome shotgun sequence harbors:
- the SLITRK1 gene encoding SLIT and NTRK-like protein 1: protein MLLWILLLETSLCFAAGNVTGDVCKEKICACNEIEGDLHVDCEKKGFTSLQHFTAPTSQFYHLFLHGNSLTRLFPNEFANFYNAVSLHMENNGLHEIVPGAFLGLQLVKRLHINNNKIKSFRKQTFLGLDDLEYLQADFNLLRDIDPGAFRDLNKLEVLILNDNLISTLPPNVFQYVPITHLDLRGNRLKTLPYEEVLEQIPGIAEILLEDNPWDCTCDLLSLKEWLENIPKNALIGRVICEAPTRLQGKDLNETTEQELCKKNRVDSSLAAPPAEEETCDPGPIPTPFKIHGKEDPATPGSAPNGGTKIPVNWQIKTKPTAAVSTVSAKSKLPATFSCPHICSCDQIPGSGLKVNCNDRNVSSLVDLKPKPSNVQELFLRDNKIHTIRKSHFLDYRKLNLLDLGNNNIATVENNTFKNLFDLRWLYMDSNYLDTLSREKFAGLQNLEYLNVEFNGIQMIMPGTFNAMPKLRVLILNNNLLRSLPVDVFAGVSLSKLSIHNNYFMYLPVAGVLDQLTSITQIDLHGNPWDCTCPIVPFKQWAEMLRPKVIMSDLRCESPEDFFKEDFESLSNDVICPQLKISPTLTSTNKNSTGLTETGTHSNSYLETSRVSISVLVPGLLLVFVTSAFTVVGMLVFILRNRKRSKRRDANSSASEINSLQTVCDSSYWHNGPYSADGAHRVYDCGSHSLSD, encoded by the coding sequence atgctgctttggatTCTGTTGCTGGAGACGtctctttgttttgctgctggaaaCGTTACAGGGGACGTTTGCAAAGAGAAGATCTGTGCCTGCAACGAGATAGAAGGGGATTTGCACGTAGACTGTGAGAAAAAGGGATTTACCAGCCTGCAACATTTCACCGCCCCAACTTCCCAATTTTACCATTTATTCCTGCATGGCAATTCCCTGACTCGACTTTTCCCTAATGAGTTTGCTAACTTTTACAATGCGGTCAGTTTGCACATGGAAAACAACGGTTTGCATGAGATTGTTCCTGGGGCTTTCCTTGGGCTGCAGCTGGTGAAACGCTTGCACATAAACAACAACAAGATCAAATCGTTCAGGAAGCAGACTTTCCTGGGGCTGGACGAtctggaatacctccaggcaGATTTTAATCTATTGCGGGATATTGACCCGGGAGCATTTAGGGACTTAAACAAGCTAGAGGTGCTGATTTTAAATGACAATCTCATCAGCACCTTGCCCCCCAACGTGTTTCAGTATGTGCCGATCACCCACCTCGACCTCCGGGGAAACCGTCTTAAAACCTTGCCTTACGAGGAGGTCCTGGAGCAGATCCCAGGCATTGCTGAAATCCTGCTAGAGGATAACCCCTGGGACTGCACTTGCGATCTGCTGTCGTTGAAAGAATGGCTGGAAAACATACCTAAAAACGCTTTGATCGGCAGAGTGATTTGTGAAGCTCCCACTAGGTTGCAGGGCAAAGATTTAAATGAgaccacagagcaggagctgtgtaAAAAGAACAGAGTAGATTCCAGCCTAGCTGCTCCCCCTGCCGAAGAGGAAACCTGCGATCCTGgtcccattccaacccccttTAAAATACATGGCAAAGAAGACCCTGCCACGCCAGGATCTGCTCCAAACGGAGGTACAAAGATTCCTGTCAACTGGCAAATCAAGACCAAACCCACTGCTGCCGTGTCGACAGTGAGTGCGAAGAGCAAGCTACCAGCTACCTTTTCCTGCCCGCACATCTGCAGCTGTGATCAGATCCCTGGCTCAGGTTTAAAAGTTAATTGCAATGATAGGAATGTGAGCAGCTTGGTGGATTTGAAGCCCAAGCCGTCCAATGTGCAGGAGCTGTTTCTGAGAGACAACAAAATACACACCATCAGGAAATCCCACTTTCTGGATTACCGAAAACTTAATTTACTCGATCTAGGCAACAACAATATTGCCACCGTTGAGAATAACACTTTCAAGAACCTCTTTGATCTCCGATGGCTCTACATGGATAGCAACTACTTAGACACCCTGTCCCGGGAGAAATTTGCTGGGCTGCAAAACCTGGAGTATCTGAACGTGGAGTTTAATGGGATCCAGATGATCATGCCTGGCACCTTCAATGCGATGCCCAAACTGAGAGTCCTCATCCTCAACAACAATCTGCTGAGGTCTCTCCCAGTAGACGTGTTCGCCGGGGTCTCTCTTTCCAAGCTGAGCATACACAACAATTATTTCATGTACCTCCCGGTGGCGGGGGTGCTGGACCAGCTCACCTCCATCACCCAGATCGACCTGCACGGCAACCCATGGGACTGTACTTGCCCTATCGTGCCTTTTAAACAGTGGGCAGAGATGCTTCGCCCCAAGGTGATTATGAGCGACCTGAGGTGTGAGTCCCCTGAAGATTTCTTCAAGGAGGATTTCGAGTCTCTCTCCAATGATGTGATTTGCCCTCAGTTAAAAATCTCGCCCACATTAACTTCCACTAACAAAAACAGCACCGGGTTGACAGAGACAGGTACTCACTCCAACTCCTACTTGGAGACCAGCCGGGTCTCTATTTCGGTGCTAGTGCCAGGGcttctgctggtttttgtgACCTCTGCATTCACGGTGGTTGGCATGCTGGTTTTCATCCTGAGGAACAGAAAGCGGTCCAAGAGGAGGGATGCCAACTCTTCTGCATCCGAAATCAACTCCTTGCAGACGGTCTGCGACTCGTCCTACTGGCACAACGGGCCCTACAGTGCCGACGGGGCCCACAGGGTGTACGACTGCGGCTCCCACTCCCTGTCGGACTGA